One Nostoc punctiforme PCC 73102 DNA window includes the following coding sequences:
- a CDS encoding phycobilisome linker polypeptide, whose product MSRLFKITALVPSQTRIRTQRELQNTYFTKLVPYENWFREQQRIQKAGGKIIKVELATGKQGANTGLS is encoded by the coding sequence ATGTCCCGTTTGTTTAAAATTACTGCTCTAGTTCCCAGCCAAACCCGAATTCGTACCCAACGCGAACTGCAAAATACCTATTTCACTAAGCTAGTTCCTTATGAAAACTGGTTCCGTGAACAGCAACGTATTCAAAAAGCAGGTGGTAAAATTATCAAAGTAGAACTGGCAACTGGTAAGCAAGGTGCTAATACTGGCTTGTCGTAA
- the apcB gene encoding allophycocyanin subunit beta, which produces MAQDAITAVINSADVQGKYLDNSALEKLKGYFATGELRVRAASTISANAAAIVKEAVAKSLLYSDITRPGGNMYTTRRYAACIRDLDYYLRYATYAMLAGDPSILDERVLNGLKETYNSLGVPVGATVQAIQAIKEVTASLVGSDAGKEMGVYLDYISSGLS; this is translated from the coding sequence ATGGCTCAAGACGCAATTACCGCTGTCATTAACTCCGCAGACGTTCAAGGTAAATACTTAGACAACTCTGCTTTAGAAAAACTAAAAGGCTACTTCGCTACTGGCGAATTGCGGGTACGTGCTGCTAGCACCATCAGCGCTAATGCTGCTGCGATCGTCAAAGAAGCTGTAGCAAAATCTTTGCTATACTCTGACATCACCCGTCCCGGCGGCAACATGTACACCACCCGCCGCTATGCTGCTTGCATCCGTGATTTGGACTACTACCTCCGCTATGCCACCTACGCTATGTTAGCTGGCGATCCTTCCATTTTGGATGAGCGTGTATTAAATGGCTTGAAGGAAACCTACAACTCTTTAGGAGTTCCCGTTGGTGCTACCGTGCAAGCTATCCAAGCAATCAAGGAAGTAACCGCTAGCTTGGTTGGTTCTGACGCTGGTAAGGAAATGGGCGTTTACTTAGACTATATCTCTTCTGGCTTAAGCTAA
- the apcA gene encoding allophycocyanin subunit alpha: MSIVTKAIVNADAEARYLSPGELDRIKSFVASGERRVRIAQILTENRERLVKQAGDQLFQKRPDVVSPGGNAYGQELTATCLRDLDYYLRLVTYGIVAGDVTPIEEIGVIGARELYKSLGTPIDGVAEGIRGLKNVATTLLSGDDASEAGTYFDYLVGALL; the protein is encoded by the coding sequence ATGAGTATCGTCACGAAAGCTATCGTGAATGCTGATGCAGAAGCTCGCTACCTCAGCCCTGGTGAATTGGATCGGATCAAATCCTTTGTTGCCAGTGGTGAACGCCGCGTGCGGATTGCTCAAATTTTGACAGAAAATCGTGAGCGGCTGGTTAAGCAAGCTGGCGATCAATTGTTCCAAAAGCGTCCTGATGTTGTGTCTCCTGGTGGTAACGCTTACGGTCAAGAATTGACTGCTACTTGCCTGCGTGACCTAGATTACTACCTCCGCCTCGTTACCTACGGTATCGTTGCTGGTGATGTTACACCGATTGAAGAAATTGGTGTTATCGGTGCCCGTGAACTGTACAAGTCCTTGGGAACCCCTATTGATGGTGTTGCTGAAGGTATCCGTGGGCTGAAGAATGTAGCTACTACATTGCTGTCTGGTGATGATGCTTCTGAAGCTGGTACCTACTTCGACTACCTAGTTGGTGCCCTGCTATAG
- a CDS encoding glycosyltransferase family 2 protein, giving the protein MIAKSNMLFEPRVKTFPSVTVAIPTYNEVNFIENLVLGFLRTSYPNLIEIFVADGGSNDGTQEIVKKLSDKDARVKLIHNPEKIQSAGLNLILSECVGDIFIRIDAHSDYAPDYIERCIEALLESKASNVGGAQRFVAQTSFQAGVSLASKSFLGNGGAKYRNPNYTGYADTVYLGCFWKKSLLEIQGYNIEASSNEDAELNLRLKKVFDTTQITNQDAELNQRLISHNKQAIYIDSKIRAWYYPRKNWKSLFIQYFRYGRGRYLTSTKHKLKSQLRGLLPFVFISTVILLLIVDLLFPNLGLPIEILVIIGLFLPFLESLRVNLVYWKSFSAEIWRGNEDKIPSFFSRWLFCGVTLLSMPIAHFSGYTYQLFRQKIMGVKTW; this is encoded by the coding sequence ATGATAGCTAAGTCTAATATGTTATTTGAGCCCAGAGTCAAGACTTTTCCCTCTGTAACCGTAGCCATACCAACTTATAACGAGGTAAATTTTATAGAAAACCTGGTTTTAGGGTTTTTAAGAACAAGTTATCCTAACCTAATCGAGATATTTGTAGCTGATGGTGGCAGCAATGATGGTACTCAAGAAATAGTCAAAAAACTCTCAGATAAAGATGCACGAGTTAAATTAATACACAATCCTGAAAAAATTCAATCGGCTGGTCTTAATTTAATTTTGTCTGAATGTGTAGGTGATATTTTTATTAGAATTGATGCCCATTCAGATTATGCACCTGACTATATTGAAAGATGTATCGAGGCTTTGCTAGAATCAAAAGCTAGCAATGTTGGTGGAGCGCAGCGTTTTGTTGCACAAACTTCCTTCCAAGCTGGTGTTTCCCTTGCATCCAAAAGTTTTCTTGGTAATGGTGGAGCTAAATATAGAAATCCCAACTATACAGGTTATGCAGATACAGTTTATTTAGGGTGCTTCTGGAAAAAGAGTTTATTAGAGATACAAGGTTATAATATCGAAGCAAGTTCTAATGAAGATGCTGAATTAAACTTGAGATTAAAGAAAGTATTTGACACAACACAAATTACTAACCAAGATGCTGAATTAAATCAAAGATTAATTTCCCACAATAAACAAGCAATCTATATTGACTCCAAAATTCGTGCCTGGTACTACCCTCGAAAAAACTGGAAGTCCTTGTTTATTCAATATTTTAGATATGGCAGAGGTCGCTATTTAACGAGTACAAAACACAAACTAAAATCGCAGTTAAGAGGTTTATTACCTTTTGTATTTATATCTACTGTAATTTTACTTCTGATTGTTGATTTACTGTTTCCCAATCTAGGTCTGCCTATAGAAATATTAGTTATAATAGGTTTATTTTTGCCTTTTTTAGAGAGTTTACGAGTTAATTTGGTATATTGGAAAAGCTTTTCTGCCGAAATTTGGCGAGGTAATGAAGATAAAATACCATCATTTTTTAGCCGTTGGTTATTTTGTGGTGTTACTTTATTAAGTATGCCGATTGCTCACTTTTCTGGATATACATATCAATTATTTCGCCAGAAAATTATGGGAGTAAAAACTTGGTAA
- a CDS encoding glycosyltransferase, producing MNNLIQVDVITLTKNSSNCILKTLDSVSMQDYKYINHIIIDGNSTDETVFIINQYNHEKKVNMFQQNGIGIANAFNVGLMKSSGNLLIFLNSGDTLVNKGVITKIVDSYIKQKWLWAFGETISLSRKQYLKRHIKQYSHWDQNLFLPRNPICHQSTIFSQKLLQEVGLYDERLTLEMDYDFNIRASLIAQPYLLYFPISYYDTTGVSSIKVFKHYKIHRELRKKYFTLSPINSFKTDSLCFLKACMRFMMIPMKIFL from the coding sequence ATGAATAACCTAATTCAAGTTGACGTAATTACTCTAACAAAAAATTCTTCCAATTGTATACTTAAAACTTTAGATAGTGTTAGTATGCAAGATTACAAATATATAAACCACATTATTATTGATGGAAATTCTACAGACGAAACAGTTTTCATTATTAATCAATATAATCATGAAAAAAAAGTAAATATGTTCCAGCAAAATGGTATTGGGATTGCTAATGCTTTTAACGTGGGATTAATGAAATCATCAGGTAATCTATTGATTTTTTTAAATTCTGGAGATACTTTAGTTAATAAAGGCGTAATTACTAAAATTGTAGATTCTTATATAAAACAAAAGTGGCTTTGGGCATTTGGGGAAACTATCTCTTTGAGCCGTAAACAATACTTAAAAAGACATATTAAGCAGTATAGCCATTGGGATCAAAACTTATTTTTACCTCGCAATCCTATCTGTCACCAGTCTACTATTTTCTCACAAAAACTTCTCCAGGAAGTCGGCTTATATGATGAGCGGCTAACTTTAGAAATGGATTATGATTTTAATATTAGAGCCTCTTTGATTGCTCAACCATACCTGCTCTATTTTCCAATTTCTTACTATGACACGACAGGTGTATCTTCTATAAAAGTCTTTAAACATTATAAGATACACAGAGAGTTACGTAAGAAATACTTTACACTATCTCCTATTAATAGCTTCAAAACTGATAGTTTGTGTTTTTTAAAAGCATGTATGCGCTTTATGATGATCCCGATGAAAATCTTCTTGTAA
- a CDS encoding EpsG family protein produces the protein MDFNLSSVQTNYQKYFLLFVGIIIWLNIPIIGVLPLVLFVFLNRNSKSYSIDSLLNNSILVLVAVTIALFCCLIDIQADTEQYLIAYRDCNGNNPVECFQSANFPFEPGFYFLASILFIICNGSDTGFLLFWSFIINLLTFFVICKGFSKNYYALLIFFILLNPAFYLQAFIMRQFMSSTFFLCALVSTKNKVICILFLFLSIINHYSIILYLPIIIMQFLDVNSLLKDKNFHKISVLLKYISITLFVFGLIYSVNQATIASIFDKISSIPQLSFLAAKSAFFVKNQLASIGFLAHLVLIVFLGYFYINLSRDNYIETTSNSSLTSEEKRLDLSMLCLYALQSILFLFTRNLDYLPLRLSLILLSFLGIFFYLPLERRSNLKPPIKFLSMLTLVTLLFSYFIYFLQANSRANPTFNYLEGHIFTSSIIDYIDLAISRW, from the coding sequence ATGGATTTTAATTTATCAAGTGTCCAAACCAACTATCAAAAGTATTTTTTATTATTTGTTGGAATAATTATATGGCTAAACATTCCGATAATTGGAGTTTTACCACTAGTTTTATTTGTATTTCTCAATAGAAACTCAAAATCTTATAGCATAGACAGCTTACTCAATAATTCTATACTTGTGCTAGTTGCAGTCACCATCGCTCTTTTCTGTTGTCTTATAGATATTCAAGCTGATACCGAGCAATATTTAATAGCGTATCGAGATTGTAATGGTAATAATCCTGTAGAATGTTTTCAATCAGCCAATTTCCCATTTGAACCAGGTTTTTATTTTCTTGCTTCTATATTATTTATTATTTGTAATGGTTCAGATACCGGCTTCTTATTATTTTGGTCTTTTATTATTAATCTTCTAACATTTTTCGTAATCTGTAAGGGATTTTCAAAAAACTATTATGCTTTACTGATATTTTTTATTTTACTAAATCCGGCATTTTATCTTCAAGCATTTATAATGCGCCAATTCATGTCTAGTACTTTTTTTCTGTGTGCATTAGTTTCTACAAAAAATAAGGTTATTTGTATATTATTTTTGTTTTTGAGTATTATAAATCATTACTCGATAATCCTTTATTTACCTATAATAATTATGCAATTTCTTGATGTAAATAGCTTATTAAAAGATAAAAACTTTCATAAAATTAGTGTTTTACTTAAATATATCAGTATCACTTTATTTGTATTTGGATTAATATATTCTGTTAATCAAGCTACTATTGCATCTATCTTTGATAAAATTAGTAGTATTCCCCAACTTAGTTTCTTAGCCGCTAAAAGTGCATTTTTTGTAAAAAACCAATTAGCTAGTATAGGTTTTCTAGCTCATTTAGTGCTTATAGTATTTCTTGGTTATTTTTATATAAATCTCTCACGAGATAATTACATTGAGACAACTTCAAATTCTAGCCTTACTTCAGAAGAAAAACGTTTAGACTTAAGTATGTTATGTCTTTATGCGTTGCAGTCAATTTTATTCCTATTCACCCGTAATCTTGATTACCTTCCTTTGAGATTGAGTCTTATACTTCTATCCTTTTTAGGAATTTTCTTCTATTTACCTTTAGAAAGAAGGAGTAACCTTAAACCACCAATAAAGTTTTTGTCTATGCTTACTTTAGTTACGTTATTGTTTAGTTACTTTATTTATTTTTTACAAGCTAACTCTCGTGCAAATCCTACATTTAATTACTTAGAAGGTCATATATTTACATCATCTATTATAGATTATATTGATCTCGCTATTTCTCGATGGTAA
- a CDS encoding glycosyltransferase encodes MDIIICTYNNANLLDRVLTALSLSKVSPSYQWTVLVVDNNCTDNTSAVVEKHINLQIIPGLRRIVEQKQGLTHARLCGIKNTTSKWLAFVDDDCLLSENWIDKAIQFAVSHPNCGAFGGKVVLDWEITPSPILVKHSGKYAAYERGETSKQLNRRNYQIPGAGLVLRRTALEESGWLDKQLLNDREAKKLSAGGDSEIVLRILNAGYQLWYTPDCVLHHFISTKRISETYLFNLMYGFGAAAPYIAAMRWNRSYYIWLLVSILRIFKGFLQIIVCYVKASINPNNKAEALIMWNWTKGQIYSLFTIISMDREEHIIWLGLFQKTLIT; translated from the coding sequence ATGGATATAATAATTTGTACTTATAACAACGCTAATTTGCTAGATCGTGTTCTTACAGCCCTTTCTTTATCAAAAGTATCTCCTAGCTATCAATGGACAGTTTTAGTTGTAGATAATAACTGTACAGATAATACTAGTGCTGTTGTTGAAAAACATATTAATTTACAAATAATACCCGGCTTGCGTAGGATAGTAGAGCAAAAACAAGGATTAACTCACGCCCGTTTATGTGGAATTAAAAATACAACTAGTAAATGGCTTGCTTTTGTTGATGATGATTGCCTTTTATCAGAAAACTGGATAGATAAAGCAATACAATTTGCTGTATCTCATCCAAATTGTGGTGCTTTTGGTGGCAAAGTAGTTCTCGATTGGGAAATAACTCCTTCCCCCATCCTTGTCAAACATTCAGGTAAATATGCTGCCTATGAGCGCGGCGAAACTTCAAAACAGTTAAATCGGCGTAATTACCAGATTCCAGGTGCAGGTTTAGTTCTTCGTAGAACTGCCCTTGAGGAAAGTGGCTGGTTAGATAAACAATTACTCAACGATAGAGAAGCAAAAAAGCTAAGTGCAGGAGGAGATTCTGAGATAGTTTTACGAATTCTGAATGCAGGTTATCAACTTTGGTATACGCCTGATTGTGTGCTGCACCATTTTATCTCCACAAAGCGCATATCAGAAACTTATCTTTTTAACTTAATGTATGGTTTTGGTGCCGCAGCTCCTTACATTGCTGCTATGCGTTGGAACCGTTCTTATTATATTTGGTTGCTTGTATCTATTCTCCGAATTTTTAAGGGATTTTTGCAAATAATTGTTTGCTATGTTAAAGCTTCAATTAATCCGAACAATAAAGCAGAAGCATTGATCATGTGGAATTGGACTAAAGGTCAAATTTATAGTTTATTTACTATTATCAGTATGGATAGAGAAGAACATATAATCTGGTTAGGTTTATTTCAAAAAACTTTGATTACCTAA
- a CDS encoding lipopolysaccharide biosynthesis protein encodes MKNSLLKNGFYNSITGLIKIGLGILIIPILIRLLGIEEYGLWTLASAVVVMVTLAEAGLSTATTVFVSQDLGKKDVDGLSQTLTVTFGAMLILATLAVIVLWMGAEPIMNLFPKLGQLQQLKVIQAIQIGGLVVAARLLQQILIGVEQAHQRYDLMNVLNTMQSVLLNVGMLIVVLLGGRTVELMQWQAGIGVVSLFSHIWVVRSILQNMNLRLSWNQHKAVAVGSYSLMMWLNTLGSVLFSRGDRLIVGSLLGTQVLGVYAGITDITAQINSFSALPVQPLLPTLSNLIGQQNVNYHQLEQQLKQATQINGLVALGMGATLITLSPLILKLLFPEQTASQYFITFCIATGIYALYSCHAVGYYSLLGTNAVKACALIQLLGSFSSLGLIAIGAYNFSLTGAIIGNLGYLTTFLVTVFGMKRLSVSYTLWFQWLWFPLIWFFIVVLLNFQLPNDYLVRCIICSIQIAILMAWFAISNNYSFSAIKKYIAAKNKL; translated from the coding sequence GTGAAAAATAGCTTACTTAAGAACGGTTTTTACAACTCAATAACAGGATTAATCAAAATAGGGCTAGGCATACTAATTATCCCTATACTAATTCGCCTGTTGGGAATTGAAGAGTATGGACTATGGACTCTAGCTTCTGCTGTGGTGGTAATGGTTACTTTAGCTGAAGCAGGTCTTTCCACAGCCACAACTGTATTTGTTTCCCAAGACTTAGGAAAGAAAGATGTTGATGGCCTATCGCAAACCTTGACTGTAACTTTTGGGGCGATGCTGATATTGGCAACTTTAGCAGTAATTGTTCTTTGGATGGGTGCTGAACCGATTATGAATTTATTTCCTAAATTGGGTCAGTTACAACAGTTAAAAGTTATACAGGCTATCCAAATTGGGGGGTTGGTAGTAGCAGCGCGATTACTGCAACAAATTTTGATTGGTGTCGAACAAGCCCATCAGCGCTATGACTTGATGAATGTGTTAAATACAATGCAGTCCGTGCTACTCAATGTCGGAATGTTGATTGTAGTTTTGTTAGGAGGTCGCACAGTCGAGTTAATGCAATGGCAGGCTGGAATCGGTGTAGTGAGTTTGTTCAGTCATATATGGGTAGTGCGATCGATACTCCAAAATATGAACCTGCGTCTAAGTTGGAATCAACACAAAGCAGTAGCAGTAGGAAGCTACAGCTTAATGATGTGGTTAAATACATTGGGAAGTGTGCTTTTTAGTAGAGGCGATCGGCTAATTGTCGGTAGCTTGTTAGGTACCCAGGTGCTTGGAGTCTATGCAGGTATTACTGATATCACCGCACAAATCAACTCATTTTCTGCATTACCTGTACAACCTTTACTTCCAACTTTAAGCAATCTAATTGGACAGCAGAATGTTAATTATCATCAACTAGAACAGCAACTTAAACAAGCTACCCAAATCAATGGATTAGTTGCTTTAGGAATGGGAGCAACTCTCATAACACTTTCTCCATTAATTCTCAAACTATTATTTCCTGAGCAAACTGCAAGTCAATACTTCATTACCTTTTGTATTGCAACAGGAATTTACGCACTTTATTCATGTCATGCTGTCGGCTACTATTCTTTGTTAGGAACAAATGCAGTTAAGGCTTGTGCATTGATTCAGTTGCTAGGCAGTTTTTCGTCACTAGGATTAATTGCTATTGGTGCTTATAACTTTAGTTTAACAGGAGCAATTATAGGTAATTTGGGATATCTCACAACCTTTTTGGTAACTGTATTTGGAATGAAACGTTTATCTGTTTCTTATACTCTCTGGTTTCAATGGTTATGGTTCCCATTAATTTGGTTTTTTATAGTTGTGTTATTAAACTTTCAGCTTCCAAACGATTATCTAGTAAGATGTATTATATGTTCGATACAAATAGCTATTTTAATGGCATGGTTCGCTATTAGTAATAACTACAGTTTTTCAGCTATCAAAAAATATATCGCCGCTAAAAATAAGCTTTAG
- a CDS encoding GumC family protein, which yields MPSNQEDQSPDLQQYSLIVKRRWLVIAAVTASVFGLSALIAIRQKPIYEAEGKLLFSKTDRVSSLTSPSAQVGELSSVTQLSSPLDTEAEVIRSNPIVEKTITSLNLVGKQGTPLEIDEFLKKIKIKSVRGTDILAISYSSSNPKEAAAVVNLLMRYYLENNIRINQTQATVAQRFLSKQLPEVEARVVKSEAALRRFKEENRVIALDQEAAKGVDRLADLSDQITQAQANLTDAETRSQLLEHQLRLNSQQAVDMGNLTQSKAVQEVLTEYQQVQNQLAVEQTRYTDKHPAIANLLAKEAALKKQLETRIFENAGREKSVPAQNLGMGELKQTLLAQLVQSDVERSALTNRVTVLQNAYALSQRRLSVLPQLQEKQQQLERQLQVARSTYEELLKRSQEVEVVVNQNVGNARVVSAALLPKKAVSPKIALYLAIGGFVGILLGVGLALMLEAMDQSLKTLEQAQQLLGYPLLGTIPHLGQKAKNGGEALVELPVRDNPYSGASSAFEMLQTNLDFTISDKPLKVIAVVSSTPGEGRSFVAANLAVAKAHMGRRILLVDADMRHSCQQEIWKLSNPAGLSNVLVGQAEFRRTTQEVLVNLDLLTAGTIPPNPAALLDSQRMALLIQEAAKDYDCVIIDTPALSLFGDALMLGKMADGILLVVRLGVLDCAVAKSTKMMLEQARSRVLGMVMNGVTADNGFIYYSQKGYYNKNSSDAYGGKLRNGKGELKFPNIRIS from the coding sequence AAACCAATTTATGAAGCAGAAGGCAAGTTGCTCTTCAGTAAAACTGACCGCGTTTCTTCGCTGACAAGTCCCTCGGCACAAGTTGGAGAGTTGAGCAGTGTGACTCAACTCAGCAGCCCGTTGGATACAGAAGCAGAGGTAATTCGTTCTAACCCGATAGTTGAAAAAACTATCACTAGTCTCAACTTGGTAGGTAAGCAAGGAACACCCTTAGAAATAGATGAGTTTCTCAAAAAAATCAAAATTAAGAGTGTCCGGGGTACAGATATTTTGGCGATTTCCTACAGCAGTAGCAATCCCAAAGAAGCCGCAGCTGTGGTGAATTTGCTGATGAGATATTACCTGGAGAACAATATTCGCATTAACCAAACCCAAGCGACAGTGGCACAGAGGTTTTTGAGCAAGCAATTGCCTGAAGTTGAAGCAAGGGTAGTCAAATCAGAGGCAGCTTTGCGTCGGTTTAAAGAAGAAAATCGGGTAATTGCCTTAGACCAAGAAGCGGCAAAAGGAGTTGACAGACTCGCGGATTTATCAGACCAGATTACCCAAGCTCAGGCAAATTTAACGGATGCTGAGACTCGCTCACAACTTCTGGAACATCAATTGAGATTGAATTCGCAGCAGGCTGTGGATATGGGGAATTTAACTCAATCAAAAGCTGTGCAGGAGGTATTAACAGAATACCAGCAGGTGCAAAATCAGTTAGCAGTAGAACAGACTCGCTATACAGACAAACATCCTGCGATCGCTAATTTATTAGCAAAAGAAGCAGCCCTGAAAAAGCAGCTAGAGACTCGAATTTTTGAGAATGCAGGCAGAGAAAAATCTGTACCAGCGCAGAATTTAGGGATGGGAGAACTCAAGCAGACTCTACTGGCCCAACTGGTACAGTCGGATGTAGAACGGTCAGCATTAACTAACCGAGTTACAGTTTTGCAGAATGCATACGCACTTTCCCAAAGACGATTGAGTGTCTTACCCCAACTGCAAGAAAAACAGCAGCAGCTAGAGCGACAGTTGCAAGTAGCGAGGTCTACCTATGAAGAACTGCTGAAGCGATCGCAAGAAGTCGAAGTAGTAGTAAATCAGAATGTCGGTAACGCCAGGGTAGTATCTGCGGCTTTACTTCCTAAAAAAGCTGTTTCTCCCAAAATTGCCCTTTACCTGGCGATAGGTGGATTTGTAGGAATTTTGCTGGGTGTAGGGTTAGCTCTGATGTTAGAGGCTATGGATCAATCCCTCAAAACTCTTGAGCAAGCCCAGCAGTTATTAGGTTATCCTTTACTCGGTACGATTCCTCACTTGGGTCAAAAAGCTAAAAATGGTGGGGAAGCTTTAGTTGAACTGCCAGTAAGAGATAATCCATATTCGGGAGCAAGTTCAGCCTTTGAGATGCTTCAGACAAACCTGGATTTTACCATCTCTGATAAACCACTAAAAGTAATTGCCGTAGTTAGTTCAACTCCAGGTGAAGGCAGATCATTTGTAGCAGCGAATCTGGCAGTAGCTAAGGCACACATGGGACGCAGAATCCTATTAGTAGATGCGGATATGCGTCACTCCTGCCAACAAGAAATTTGGAAATTATCTAACCCAGCCGGACTAAGTAATGTTTTAGTTGGACAAGCCGAGTTTCGCCGCACTACTCAAGAAGTATTAGTTAATTTGGATCTACTGACGGCTGGGACAATTCCACCGAACCCCGCAGCATTGCTAGATTCACAGCGCATGGCTTTGTTAATTCAAGAGGCAGCCAAAGACTATGATTGTGTCATTATTGATACTCCTGCCTTGAGTTTGTTTGGTGATGCACTGATGCTGGGCAAGATGGCAGATGGGATATTGCTAGTTGTACGTCTTGGAGTGCTTGATTGTGCTGTTGCTAAGAGTACGAAGATGATGCTTGAGCAAGCGCGATCGCGTGTTTTGGGAATGGTGATGAATGGAGTTACTGCTGATAATGGTTTTATTTACTACAGCCAGAAGGGTTATTACAACAAAAATAGCAGCGATGCCTACGGCGGTAAGCTACGGAATGGTAAGGGTGAACTGAAGTTTCCCAATATACGCATTTCCTAA